The DNA segment TCGTCGGTCATCAGCTCGGGCTCGAGGATACGGTCCATGCGCTACTGCCCGCGGATCCAGAAGAGGCACGTGACAGGAAAGGTGAGGACGAGATGGTCGCGTGGATAGGCCTTGTCGGGAGCAAAGCAGCCGTCGGCGCTCGCGAGAGGATCCGCGGTGCCCGAGAGGTCGCCGTCGGCGTGGGAGGCGCAGGCGGACGTGCAGAGCTCCAAGTGCACGTGCGGGATGTTCACGGCGTTGCCGCTCATGCCGACCAGGCCGATCTGCTCGCCGCGGCTCACCCGCTGGCCCTGGACCACCGTGAGGCCCTGCATGTGGCAGTAGGCCGTCCAGCGCTTGAAGCCCGGGTGCTCGATGACCACACCGTTGCCGCAACCGGGAGGCCAATTGAGGACCCGGCTCACGACGCCGTCGGCGGCGGCGAGGACCGGCGCGCCCAGCTGGCCGCCGAAGTCCACACCGGCATGGCGCCTGAGCCGCGGCCGGTTGTTGGCGCCGTTGTACGAGCGGTAGGTCGAGAGGATGACGACCTCGTCCGTTCCGGCGGAGGTCTGACTTGAAGCCGGAGGGGCCACGAGGACCGCCGACAGCAGAAGTCCCGAGACGGCGCCGCGCCAGGCCATCTTATTGAGGCTTGATCCCCATGAGCTTGACGCTGCCCCCGAGGGACTGCACGAGTTCGATCATGCTGGCGTCCGAGTGCTGGGTCAAGAGGACGCAGCCCGCGCCGAGGATGATGCCAATGCCGGCCGTCTGGCCGAGCGCGTCCTGCGCCTCGGCCTTGGCGTCCGGGCCCGTGCCGTCCTTGAGCGTGCTCCACTGATTGAGCCCGCCCTGGACCGCGCCCGGCACCAGGGCCTTGCCCTCGGCGAGCGTGGGCCCGGCGCGGCGGTCGTCCCAGTTCCACACGTCGGCCGGAAGCGCTGCCAAGCGGTCGAACATCAGCCGCTCGCCGTGGCAGTGGAGCACGGTGAGGCGCGAGTGCTCGCGCACGGCCTCGAGGATGCGGCGGTCGTAGGGTTCGCCGAAGCGCGCGTACTCTTCTTCCGTGTGGAAGGCGTGGCTCGCGGCCTGGATGGAGTAGAAGATTCCTTCCGCGCCCTCCCGGAAACACGCCTCCATGAAGGCGAGGATCGTCTCAGTGATGGCGACGAGCGCGTCCTCGACGAGGCGCGTGTTCTCCTTGAGGTCGTAGTCGAGCCGGTCGCCCGAGAGCTTGCGCGCCAGCGACAGCGGGCTGAACACCGTCGGGACGACCGAGCAGTCCGCGCGGCGGTCCACCACGCAGCGGATGACGGACTCGATGTGGGACGCCCAGCCCGTGGACTCCATGGCGACGGGGCGGATCTTCTTCCAGTCCTCGGGAGCGTTCACCGCATGGCGCAGGCAGGGGCGGTGGCCGTCCGGCGCCAGCTCCTCGCTCTCGACGCAGCCCCAGTCCTCGACCGCATAGCCGCCGGCGGGCGTGACCTTGAGGAAGTCCGAGCCGTAGCGCTCGTGGAAGCGGAGCGTGGTCTGGGCCAGCGCCGCCGGCGAGCGGTCCACGTTGGGGAAGTGGCGCCAGAACGCATACGGCGGCCGGTCGGTCGGCTCGCGCTTGATCGCCGCCAGGATCCTCTCGCGCTTGGTCATGGTCTCCTTGCCTCAGCTGCGGGGGAAGTTCATGCAGTCCACGAAGACGTCCTGGAAGTCCGGGTGGGCAGCGAGGGAGATGTGCTCGATGCTGCGGGCGATCTGTTCGGCGCGGCCGCGCTCGGCCTCCGAGAGCAGCGCCAGCTGTGCCCCCAAGACGGCCGCATTGCCGACGTAGCGGATGCGCGACTCGGGCAGGGCGGGGATGAGGCCGATCCTGAGTGCGCTCCGTATCGAGAGGTAGTTGCCGAAGCCGCCCGCCAGCATGAGCTCGGCGACCTTGTCGTCGGGCACGCCGGCGATCTTCTGGAGCATGGCCGCGCCCGAGGCGATGGCGCCCTTGCAGAGCTGCACCTGGCGGACGTCGTCCTGGGTCAGGACGATCTCCTGGGTGGCTCCGCTCTCGCCCGGGCGGGCGAGGATCACGGCCCGCTCGTCGCCTCGCTTGATCACGCGCGCGCGCAGCGGCGCGGGCAGGCGGTCCAGATGCTCGAGATCGATGAGCCCCGTCCAGTCGATGACGCCCGCGTCCAGCAGGACGGCGATGGCGTCGATGAGGCCGGAGCCGCAGATGCCCTGCGCCGCGGCCTCGCCGATTGTGTGGAGCTTCAGGTCGCCGCCCTCGAGCGTGACCCGGTCGATGGCGCCCAGCGCCGCGCGCATGCCGTGGCGGATCTGCGCGCCCTCGAGCGCGGGGCCCGCCGGCGCCGAGCAGGCCCAGAGGTGCTCGCGCGATCCAAGCAGGACCTCGCCGTTGGTGCCGATGTCCACCGCGATCCTGATCTCGG comes from the Candidatus Rokuibacteriota bacterium genome and includes:
- a CDS encoding M23 family metallopeptidase, which translates into the protein MAWRGAVSGLLLSAVLVAPPASSQTSAGTDEVVILSTYRSYNGANNRPRLRRHAGVDFGGQLGAPVLAAADGVVSRVLNWPPGCGNGVVIEHPGFKRWTAYCHMQGLTVVQGQRVSRGEQIGLVGMSGNAVNIPHVHLELCTSACASHADGDLSGTADPLASADGCFAPDKAYPRDHLVLTFPVTCLFWIRGQ
- a CDS encoding uroporphyrinogen decarboxylase family protein, whose product is MTKRERILAAIKREPTDRPPYAFWRHFPNVDRSPAALAQTTLRFHERYGSDFLKVTPAGGYAVEDWGCVESEELAPDGHRPCLRHAVNAPEDWKKIRPVAMESTGWASHIESVIRCVVDRRADCSVVPTVFSPLSLARKLSGDRLDYDLKENTRLVEDALVAITETILAFMEACFREGAEGIFYSIQAASHAFHTEEEYARFGEPYDRRILEAVREHSRLTVLHCHGERLMFDRLAALPADVWNWDDRRAGPTLAEGKALVPGAVQGGLNQWSTLKDGTGPDAKAEAQDALGQTAGIGIILGAGCVLLTQHSDASMIELVQSLGGSVKLMGIKPQ